The Cucurbita pepo subsp. pepo cultivar mu-cu-16 chromosome LG08, ASM280686v2, whole genome shotgun sequence genome contains a region encoding:
- the LOC111800348 gene encoding F-box protein PP2-A13-like: MSLGLVLFLPLNLVVKIFRFSGRNCPLFMSGLEDMPENCVALVLMHMDPPEICKLAGVNRLFRDAASADFVWESKLPSNYQFLIDKALEFEEKDKAMMNLRKKDVYSRLCKRNPLNGVSKEFWLDKRTGGLSMAISWKALTITGIGDRRYWNHISTDESRFQSIAYLQQTWWFEVKGELKFQFPEGRYAVFFRLHLGKPSKRLGRRICLMDQVHGWDVKPVRFQLTTSDNQHTESRCFLGSPGNWVNYHVGDFTIESGSSSSNMMKLKFALTQIDCTHTKGGLCLDSVLIQPKDFVAKNNR; the protein is encoded by the exons GTTTGGTTTTGTTCCTCCCCTTGAATCTCGTGGTGAAGATCTTCAGATTCAG TGGAAGAAATTGTCCGCTATTCATGTCTGGACTCGAAGATATGCCGGAAAATTGCGTGGCTCTGGTTCTGATGCATATGGACCCGCCGGAGATTTGCAAATTAGCCGGAGTGAACCGACTTTTCCGCGACGCTGCTTCGGCGGATTTCGTATGGGAATCGAAGTTGCCGTCTAATTATCAGTTTCTGATCGACAAAGCCCTGGAGTTCGAGGAGAAAGATAAAGCTATGAtgaatttgaggaagaaagatgTTTATTCTAGGCTTTGTAAACGAAATCCCTTAAATGGCGTCTCGAAG GAGTTTTGGCTCGACAAGAGAACTGGAGGCTTGTCAATGGCGATTTCTTGGAAGGCATTGACGATTACTGGAATTGGTGATCGGAGATATtggaatcatatctcaactgaTGAATCTAG ATTTCAGTCGATAGCTTATCTTCAACAAACATGGTGGTTCGAGGTGAAGGGAGAGCTGAAGTTCCAGTTCCCAGAAGGAAGATATGCAGTGTTCTTCCGGCTTCATCTCGGCAAACCATCGAAGAGACTCGGTCGTCGGATCTGCCTAATGGATCAAGTCCATGGCTGGGACGTAAAGCCAGTGAGGTTTCAGCTGACGACATCCGATAATCAGCACACCGAGTCACGGTGCTTCTTGGGCAGTCCTGGGAACTGGGTGAACTACCATGTGGGAGATTTCACCATTGAAAgtggcagcagcagcagcaacatgATGAAGCTCAAATTCGCATTGACTCAGATTGATTGCACTCACACCAAAGGAGGGCTCTGCCTAGACTCTGTGCTCATACAGCCTAAAGATTTTGTAGCTAAAAACAACAGGTAA